TTCACGGGAAACGCGGGTCCTGTCGGTGATGGGCCTCATGGTGTTACCGACGATGATGGTGTTGGTGTAGTCATCGAAGAATATGAGCACGCCGAGGAGCCATCCCATCATCGCGGCGCCGCGGCTGCTGCGCACTTTGCTCGCCAGGGCGCGACCTATCGCCATCGCTCCTCCGGACTTGTATATGAGTCCCACGCCCGCACCGATGAGGAAGTCGAAGAGCAGTATCTTGACGTTCCAGTCATCGATGGCGTTGCCGACTATCCAGTCGAGGGTTTGGGTGGTTCCCGTCACCGGGTTCCAGCCGGAGACCATTACGCCTCCAATCCAGACACCGGCGAACAGAGCCAGGATAACCCTCTTAGTCCATATCGCCAAGATAATAGCCACCAGGGGTGGCAGCAGAGACAGTACTCCGAAATCCGACACAGTTTCACCCCCACCTAAATATCATGCCTTGGAATCCTTGGGTGCAATATAAGGTTTCCTGAAAAGTTTTTGACACAATGACATGTTTTCGAAAATCCCGTGGGCCGTTTCCATACATCTGAATCGAATTTCTTGCGTTCTGGTGAACACTGGTGTATCCCTGCATTAATGCATGCTCTCAGGTACAATAATGCGCACCAATACCATAAAAATCTTTCCCAGAAAAAGCTTCAGGAAAGGGGCTTTGAGGCTTAAAAAACGCTAAATACGGACGACTCACTCGGAAGAGTATTTGAAAATTGAAGGGCCTTTCATGGTTGACCCTCTATCAGCTCTTTAAGCCTCCTGAAGTCCTTCCTCAGCTCCTCCTTCAGGGGAGGTCTGTAGAGGGCAACGGCCGGGTGGTACATCGGCATTATGACGAATCTTCCGAAGAGCGTGTGGGCCTCGAAGGTTTTTCCGTGTATTTTGCTTATGGGCTCGGCCTCGAATCCGAACTTCTCGAGGATGTACCTCATGGAGTGCCTTCCGAGGGGGACTATGACCTTCGGCCTGATTATGTCTATCTGCCTGTCGAGGTAGGGTGAGCAGGCTTTGATTTCCTCCTCGGTGGGGTCGCGGTTCTCAGGCGGGCGGCACTTGACTATGTTGGTTATGTAGACCTCCTCCCTGCTTAGGCCTATCTCGGCCAGGAGTTCGTCGAGTATCTTTCCAGCCCTGCCGACGAAGGGCAGGCCCTTCTGGTCCTCCCAATAGCCTGGTGCTTCGCCGACGAACATCACTTTGGCGTCGTAGCTCCCGGAGCCGGGGACGGCGTGGGTTCTGAGCTTTCCGAGGGGGCATTTCTGACAGTTTCTTATACGTTCCTCGAGCTTTCTCATGGCCTCTTCCTTTCCCATGGAAACACCTCATTTCTTGAGTGCTAGCGTTTTCTGGGCGAGGTAGGCGTTGAGGAACTCAACCCAGGCCGTGTAGTAGCCCTTCTCGTACTCGTCGCGGAACTCGTGCTCGAGGATTCCCTGGAAGTGTTCCAGGAGCTTCTCGGCCTTCTCCCTGTCGTGCTCGTTTACGAGCTGGACTATGAGCGCATCGGTGTCGTTGTCCTTGAGGGCGCTCATGAAGCCGTTTATTGCCTTTCCGTAGCCCCTTCCCCACTCGTCGGAGCCCGCCATCTTCTGGAGCTTCTCGAGGTGGGCCTTGGCCTTGGTGAAGTCCCTCCTGAGCAGGGCGCGGAGGAACATCTCCATCCTCATTTCTCTCGCTGGCATCTCACCACCGGGATAATTTTGACGGCGTGCTTTTAACCCTTAGCCCAGTACCCAGATGTGGGGCAGAGATATGCAGGAAAATCTTCATATTTACGCAAAAGTTTTTATACCTGAGAATTGGATAATTGACCAAAGGTGAAAGTTGGAGAGGTGAGTAGAATGGCAGAGAGCGTTGGTGAAGTGCCCAGCGGCGAAAAGGAATTTGCCGAATCCACGAGAAGGATCAGGGACATAATCGAGTTCCCTGAGATCAGTGAGGAGCAGTTCGAGGAGATGCTCAGGAAGGCCAGCAGAACGTACGGTGGGCCGCTGCCGCACAGAACGTACTCCCTCTGTCCGGAGACAAGAAGGGTCGTTCCGGCCCTCGTATGGGAGAAGGATGGTAAGGTGTGGATAACGAAGCGCTGTCCCGAGGGCATGATAACCGATGTATATTATGAGGATGTTGAGCAGTACTACAGGTTCCAGAAGTGGAAGTTCGACTTCAAGCTCATGAGTGCCAACGTTGACGCTTCCGGCGTCAATTGTCCCTTGGACTGCGGTCTCTGCGCGAGGCACCGCTCGCACACCAATTTGCTCAACATAGTGCTCACCAACCGCTGCAATCTAAGCTGCTGGTACTGCTTCTTCTACGCCAAGGAGGGACAGCCGATATACGAACCAACCCTAGAGCAGATTCGTATGATGCTCCGCAATGCCAAGAAGGAGTACCCCGTTGGGGCCAACGCCGTCCAGTTCACCGGCGGCGAGCCGACGCTCAGGGAGGACCTCGTCGAGATAATCAAAATCGCGAAGGAAGAGGGTTACGATCACGTCCAGCTCAACACGGATGGAATAAAGCTCGCCTTTGAGCCGGAGCTGGTCAAGGCGGTAAGGCAGGCCGGTGTTAACGTTCTCTACTTGAGTTACGATGGAATGACGCCTCAGACCAACTGGAAGAATCACTGGGAGATTCCGCTCATATTTGAGAACGTGAGAAAGGCGAAGGGGCCGAGCATAGTCCTAGTGCCGACTACTATAAGGAACGTTAACGACCATGAGCTCGGCGCGATAATCAACTTCGGCCTGAACCACCTCGATATCGTTAGGGGCGTTAACTTCCAGCCGATTTCCCTCGTTGGCAGGGTTCCAAAGAAGGAGCGCCAGCGCTTTAGGATAACCATACCCGGTGCTATAAAGCGCATCGAGGAGCAGACGAACGGGGCCATAGTCATGGAAGACTGGTACCCGATTCCGATCGCTGGCCACATAGCCAGGTTCTTCGAGGCCTTCACTGGCTCGCGCTACTACATGACCAGCCACTACTGCTGCGGCGCGGCGACCTACATCTTCCTCGACAGAAAGAAGAAACGTGTCGTTCCAATAAGCAGGTTCCTCGACGTCGAAGGATTCGTAGAGTACCTGGAGAGCAAGGCGGAGGAGATAGAGCAGTGGAAGACCCTCGGAAGGCTCCAGAAGCTCAAGCTCGGCGCGGAGATATTCATGAAGTTCAAGAGCTTCTACGACGAGAAGTACGCTCCGGAGGGCATCGGCGTCCTCGAACTCATAAAGAACGCCTTCATGCACGGAAACTACGACGCCCTCGGAAAGTTCCACACCAACGCCCTATTCCTCGGAATGATGCACTTCATGGACGAGTACAACTACGACGTCGAGAGGGTTGAGCGCTGCGTCATTCACTACGCCATGCCCGACGGCAGGATAGTGCCCTTCTGTACCTTCAACGTGATTCCGGAGCTCTACAGGGACAAGGTGCAGGACCAGTTCAGCTACACCTGGGAGGAGTGGAAGGCCATGCACCCGGACTGGGAGTACCAGAAGGACAAGTACATCAGAACCAAGGAGTTCGTCGAGCGGATGAAGAACAGCGAGATTTACCGGAAGACGTACATCGACATAGAGGACTACTTTGGGACAAACCCCAGGGAGTGAGGTGGTAGAATGACGGTCAGGCCGGAGAAGAGGCTTACCAAACTGGTCCTCAGATTTGGAAGCATAGACTGGGAGAGGGCAATGGGCAAGCAGTACGAGCTCCTGAAGGACGAGAGGGTCTGGAGGGCGTTCATCAACGGCTACGCCAAGAACGGCTTCGTGGTATTCGATGAGGAGGCCCTTCCGAGGGAGGAGCTCCTAGAAAAGCTCAGCGAGCTAAAGCCGGAGATAAAGAGGGAGGAGACCGTAACCGTTGGGGAACTCATAGAATCCAGCTACTCGTGGAACAACCTCCTCGGAAGAATGGAATCGTAAAGGGGAAGGCTCAGCGGAGCTCTATTCTTACCTTCCCCCTCATATCCGGTTTTTCCAGTTCGAAGCTCACGATGCCGCTGAATGAGCTCAGGTCGAGCACGTTCTTTCCGGCCCTCACGTCGAAGGTTTCGCTCACTGCCTCCCCAGCCGGCAGTGCCAGATCGTACTCGTGAACGGTCAGCCTGTTGTCCCCGCTCAGGTAGAGAACCATCCTCGGCTCGCGGTAGCCGTCCAGCGGGATTCCGCCGAAGGTTCCGGCGCCCAGGTTCTTCGCCATGCCCGGGAGTGCCAGCGGGAGGGAGAAGCTCACCGCGGGGGGCTTTTCCTGGAGTATCTTCTCGTCGAGAACCACTATGTCCCTGGCCCCGGTGTCGAAGGGCGTCGCCTCGGTCGCGCCCGTGTTGGGTGCCGTGTTGGTCGCCACCAGGAGCTTCCCGTCCATCTTCTCTATGCTCGTGACCCTGGCGCCAAAGGCCCCTACTATCTTGACCATCGGCGGGGCAACGTAGAGGAGAACACTGGGGCCGGTTATGGTGTTCGTTGCCGCCCACTCCATGCCGACGTTGGCTGAGTCCCTTCTATAAACCGCGTCGTGGTGGGCGTTGTAGGCTGTGAGGATGCCTCCCCCGACGTTTATCGCGTTCACCCTGAACGGGGCGTAGAAGGTGTAGAACTCGAAGAGGCGGAAAAAGCGGAAGTCCTCACCCATGAAGGGGTTTCCTGCAATTATTCCACCGCGAACGAAGGCGAAGGCCCTGTTGTAGGCACTCGCCAGCGGGCCGTACTCGGGCCTTATGTAGGGCCGCCCGTCGACGCTCTCACCAAGCTTGAAGGTCTGCCATCTGCCCTCTATCAGGTCCAGAGCCCTTATCTCCCTCAGGCCCTCCGTGAAGTTGCTGCCGATGCCGAAGAAGGCCGTATCGTGAACTATCGTCCCCTTGAGGGACGGCTCGTGGATGAGGGGTTTAGCCTTCCCGGTTCTCCTATCAAGGGCGTAGACGCCGAGGTTTGCATGCCCGTCCTCCCTCGCGATGAGGAGCCTGTCGTTGGCGGGGTCGTATAGGATATCGCTCACCTCACCGGCCCAGTCGGTCTCGTGGTGAATGGAATCCTTCCAGAGCAGCCTTATGGAGTCGTTCTCGGTGTCGTAGACGTGGACGTG
The Thermococcus radiotolerans genome window above contains:
- the udg gene encoding type-4 uracil-DNA glycosylase, with the translated sequence MGKEEAMRKLEERIRNCQKCPLGKLRTHAVPGSGSYDAKVMFVGEAPGYWEDQKGLPFVGRAGKILDELLAEIGLSREEVYITNIVKCRPPENRDPTEEEIKACSPYLDRQIDIIRPKVIVPLGRHSMRYILEKFGFEAEPISKIHGKTFEAHTLFGRFVIMPMYHPAVALYRPPLKEELRKDFRRLKELIEGQP
- the tes gene encoding tetraether lipid synthase Tes; translation: MAESVGEVPSGEKEFAESTRRIRDIIEFPEISEEQFEEMLRKASRTYGGPLPHRTYSLCPETRRVVPALVWEKDGKVWITKRCPEGMITDVYYEDVEQYYRFQKWKFDFKLMSANVDASGVNCPLDCGLCARHRSHTNLLNIVLTNRCNLSCWYCFFYAKEGQPIYEPTLEQIRMMLRNAKKEYPVGANAVQFTGGEPTLREDLVEIIKIAKEEGYDHVQLNTDGIKLAFEPELVKAVRQAGVNVLYLSYDGMTPQTNWKNHWEIPLIFENVRKAKGPSIVLVPTTIRNVNDHELGAIINFGLNHLDIVRGVNFQPISLVGRVPKKERQRFRITIPGAIKRIEEQTNGAIVMEDWYPIPIAGHIARFFEAFTGSRYYMTSHYCCGAATYIFLDRKKKRVVPISRFLDVEGFVEYLESKAEEIEQWKTLGRLQKLKLGAEIFMKFKSFYDEKYAPEGIGVLELIKNAFMHGNYDALGKFHTNALFLGMMHFMDEYNYDVERVERCVIHYAMPDGRIVPFCTFNVIPELYRDKVQDQFSYTWEEWKAMHPDWEYQKDKYIRTKEFVERMKNSEIYRKTYIDIEDYFGTNPRE
- a CDS encoding DUF3213 domain-containing protein translates to MTVRPEKRLTKLVLRFGSIDWERAMGKQYELLKDERVWRAFINGYAKNGFVVFDEEALPREELLEKLSELKPEIKREETVTVGELIESSYSWNNLLGRMES
- a CDS encoding DUF2139 domain-containing protein encodes the protein MLLRDYRFPPRYGPEWGSGGIFGLKYHNGTLYFTLAFEADAHFTDVKSGEEKTYDFTLLGEAPTSGGDTYNAVETVDEFIYFGGWVHAPAVYREEGRILFHNKYSHVHVYDTENDSIRLLWKDSIHHETDWAGEVSDILYDPANDRLLIAREDGHANLGVYALDRRTGKAKPLIHEPSLKGTIVHDTAFFGIGSNFTEGLREIRALDLIEGRWQTFKLGESVDGRPYIRPEYGPLASAYNRAFAFVRGGIIAGNPFMGEDFRFFRLFEFYTFYAPFRVNAINVGGGILTAYNAHHDAVYRRDSANVGMEWAATNTITGPSVLLYVAPPMVKIVGAFGARVTSIEKMDGKLLVATNTAPNTGATEATPFDTGARDIVVLDEKILQEKPPAVSFSLPLALPGMAKNLGAGTFGGIPLDGYREPRMVLYLSGDNRLTVHEYDLALPAGEAVSETFDVRAGKNVLDLSSFSGIVSFELEKPDMRGKVRIELR